The genomic window AACGACTGTAAACAAGAATCCATAGAGTGTATATTAgtcaaaataatgaaaaactaGAACTTGCTCATACACTAAGAGAAGTCCATATTCCTACGATTGCTCCTACAACTACCATAGCCACTGTTGCTATCTTTAGCTTATGTTTCATCTCGTGTGCAACTCTAGCAATCTCCAAGTCTCCCTTCTCTTTAAGCTTTTCGGACATCTGAATCTGATGTTCAACTCTAACCATCACCTTTTCCATAACCCTTTCTTCAAACTTCGTAATCCCTTGAGCAACCCTCTCATGTTTCGCATCCACCATCCGAATCTCCTCAATCAAAGCTTCATCAATCCATTTAAATAGATGATTCTCAGTTTTTCTCTAGcgcaaaagaaacaaaaatcagtcAGTATTGTATTGTGAACTATAAATCTAAGTGATATAGTATGGTTTAATCTGCAACACGAAATCAAAACAGGGACTTACATCTCTTGCGATTTCGCATCGGTAGAATCGTCGATACCTATTC from Brassica oleracea var. oleracea cultivar TO1000 unplaced genomic scaffold, BOL UnpScaffold04182, whole genome shotgun sequence includes these protein-coding regions:
- the LOC106321957 gene encoding uncharacterized protein At4g04775-like; the encoded protein is GITTFDSSTAENRYRRFYRCEIARDRKTENHLFKWIDEALIEEIRMVDAKHERVAQGITKFEERVMEKVMVRVEHQIQMSEKLKEKGDLEIARVAHEMKHKLKIATVAMVVVGAIVGIWTSLSV